One part of the Actinotignum schaalii genome encodes these proteins:
- the rplM gene encoding 50S ribosomal protein L13 produces MRTYTPKPGDIEKKWYIIDATDVVLGRLAAQVAALLRGKHKPNFAPHMDTGDFVIITNASKVTLTGSKATQKMAYRHSGYPGGLKATSYAELLASNPEQAVIKAVRGMLPHTSLGRQQLKKLKVFAGAEHPHEAQKPEPYELKKIAQ; encoded by the coding sequence GTGCGCACGTACACTCCTAAGCCCGGCGACATTGAGAAGAAGTGGTACATCATTGACGCCACCGATGTTGTCCTCGGGCGTTTGGCAGCTCAGGTTGCCGCCCTGCTCCGTGGGAAGCACAAACCGAATTTTGCTCCTCACATGGATACCGGCGATTTCGTTATTATCACGAATGCGAGCAAGGTGACCCTCACGGGAAGCAAGGCAACGCAGAAGATGGCTTACCGGCATTCCGGTTACCCGGGGGGCCTCAAGGCCACCTCGTACGCCGAACTCCTTGCCTCGAATCCCGAGCAGGCCGTTATTAAGGCGGTGCGCGGCATGCTTCCGCACACATCTCTCGGCCGCCAGCAGCTGAAGAAGCTGAAGGTTTTCGCCGGCGCTGAGCATCCGCACGAAGCTCAGAAGCCCGAACCTTACGAGCTGAAGAAGATCGCCCAATAA
- the rpsI gene encoding 30S ribosomal protein S9: MSETQIDTQVEEEFSGSYTTETETPKVGQGVSAAVPGQALGRRKEAVARVRLVPGSGEWKVNGRDLADYFPNKLHQQLVKSPFTLLDLEGRFDVIARINGGGTSGQAGALRLGIARALNEIDREANRPALKKAGYLTRDARAVERKKAGLKKARKASQFSKR, translated from the coding sequence ATGTCAGAAACTCAAATTGACACCCAGGTGGAGGAGGAGTTCAGCGGCTCCTACACCACAGAGACCGAAACCCCCAAGGTCGGTCAGGGTGTATCCGCCGCTGTCCCGGGTCAGGCACTCGGCCGCCGCAAGGAAGCCGTTGCCCGCGTCCGGCTCGTCCCCGGCTCCGGGGAATGGAAGGTGAACGGCCGCGACTTGGCCGATTACTTCCCCAATAAGCTCCATCAGCAGCTCGTGAAGTCCCCCTTCACCCTGCTCGATCTCGAAGGCCGTTTCGATGTTATCGCCCGTATCAACGGCGGTGGCACCTCCGGCCAGGCCGGTGCGCTGCGTCTCGGCATCGCCCGCGCCCTCAACGAAATTGACCGCGAAGCGAATCGCCCGGCCCTCAAGAAGGCCGGTTACCTCACCCGCGATGCTCGCGCGGTGGAACGCAAGAAGGCCGGCCTGAAGAAGGCCCGCAAGGCTTCGCAGTTCTCCAAGCGTTAA
- the coaA gene encoding type I pantothenate kinase yields the protein MESNRHLVTFTHDEWSTLAKNVPLPLTHTDVRHLKALGDPIDLAEADAIYRPLSALLQMYAQEIGDLHRKTSDFLGLREQRTPFVIGIAGSVAVGKSTTARLLQELLRRWPYTPRVDLVTTDGFLYPNAVLEERGLMDRKGFPESYDHAALLDFLRRVKSGEDRVEVPRYDHVIYDIVPGQHQVVAHPDILILEGLNVLQPPLLAAGWPNRHAEAGTAAGEQADSRPGAQPGTQPGARTATPARVTPTDAAFYSGNLTAVSDFFDVSIYVDASPEDLETWYLSRIFKLRDVAFNLPGAYFHQFADMPDAELRARSLEIWNAINLPNLLENIQPTRERADIMLCKGADHRVQRIHLRKL from the coding sequence ATGGAGTCCAACCGTCACCTCGTCACCTTCACGCACGACGAATGGAGCACCCTCGCCAAAAACGTGCCCCTCCCCCTCACGCACACGGATGTGCGGCACCTGAAAGCCCTCGGCGACCCGATTGACCTGGCCGAAGCGGATGCTATTTACCGCCCGCTCTCCGCGCTGCTGCAAATGTACGCCCAGGAAATCGGCGATCTACACCGCAAAACTTCCGATTTTTTGGGCTTGCGCGAACAGCGCACGCCTTTTGTGATCGGTATTGCCGGTTCGGTTGCGGTAGGAAAATCGACGACGGCGCGACTTCTCCAAGAGTTGCTTCGGCGCTGGCCCTACACTCCCCGTGTGGACCTGGTGACCACGGATGGCTTCCTCTATCCCAATGCGGTGCTGGAAGAGCGCGGCCTCATGGACCGCAAGGGTTTCCCGGAATCCTATGATCACGCCGCGCTTCTTGATTTTCTGCGGCGGGTCAAATCCGGGGAGGACCGCGTGGAGGTGCCCCGCTACGATCACGTTATTTACGATATTGTGCCCGGTCAGCACCAGGTGGTGGCCCACCCGGATATTCTCATCCTGGAAGGGCTCAATGTGCTCCAGCCGCCACTGCTGGCGGCCGGCTGGCCGAACAGGCATGCCGAGGCTGGCACCGCGGCCGGCGAGCAAGCTGATTCGAGGCCCGGCGCCCAGCCCGGCACCCAGCCCGGCGCCCGGACCGCCACCCCCGCGCGCGTGACTCCCACGGATGCCGCTTTTTACAGCGGGAACCTCACCGCGGTTTCCGATTTCTTCGACGTCTCGATTTACGTGGACGCTTCCCCGGAAGACCTGGAAACCTGGTATCTCTCGCGTATTTTCAAATTGCGCGACGTCGCTTTTAATCTGCCCGGCGCCTACTTCCACCAATTTGCGGATATGCCAGACGCCGAGCTGCGGGCCCGCTCCCTCGAGATCTGGAACGCCATCAACCTGCCCAATTTGCTGGAGAATATTCAGCCCACCCGCGAGCGCGCCGATATTATGCTCTGCAAAGGCGCCGACCACCGGGTCCAGCGCATTCACCTGCGTAAGTTGTAG
- a CDS encoding LssY C-terminal domain-containing protein, which produces MTQEQSDVGQTTPVLSVRHSADQRWPVPARPPAYTRLPRQRLRRGFPLYAVLAGLFVVVALIYSFWLAVLLLLRGLPGQPLWWLHLLVFWALAAYFAFPRLHQLFSLMYVPDYFFGRTKTADGILGDPVNIGWEGSEADIHAAMRAAGWIEAEPITFRTSWRIIVAAVLRRSYPSAPVSDLYLFSRKQEFAYQQEVDGNAARRHHVRFWRCPPDWTLPGGERITWLAAGTFDRSVGLSIFTGQFTHKIDPNIDAERDFIINTVRYADPDSHVSVIEQYFNAYSSRNGGGDEIQTDGDLPILDVTGAAGRLEEGLELKEGLEAALPDVEGTCGAGTRGAGTRGAGTRGAGTRGAGTCGAGTCASGSGTTALPGHGRSGHPRAGRRGAGYPGRRRRSGPAGKPGWRNSSAMAEKATELARTAAEHRVPPGALLFSAVAITVLLGAALVTDMLPASAVDVVLYLVMLLLLFGVANHSRVAWVLFLACEAGIALLYLLLATTGETAAMYPAGISVLVVLAITAPHVRLWVTEGRAEPVVDLPTPIL; this is translated from the coding sequence GTGACTCAGGAACAAAGCGATGTCGGGCAAACAACGCCGGTGCTCTCGGTGCGGCACAGCGCTGATCAGCGCTGGCCGGTCCCCGCGCGCCCGCCCGCCTATACCCGCCTGCCCCGGCAGCGGCTGCGGCGCGGCTTCCCTTTGTATGCGGTCTTGGCGGGCCTGTTCGTCGTCGTCGCCCTGATTTATAGTTTCTGGCTGGCTGTATTGCTTTTGCTGCGCGGGCTTCCCGGGCAGCCGCTGTGGTGGCTGCACCTGCTGGTATTTTGGGCCCTCGCGGCGTATTTCGCTTTCCCGCGCCTGCACCAGCTGTTTTCGCTCATGTACGTGCCGGATTATTTCTTCGGGCGCACCAAAACTGCGGACGGCATCCTCGGGGACCCGGTCAATATTGGCTGGGAGGGCAGCGAGGCGGATATTCACGCGGCCATGCGGGCCGCGGGTTGGATCGAAGCCGAACCCATTACCTTCCGCACCTCTTGGCGGATAATTGTGGCCGCGGTGCTGCGCCGCTCCTATCCCTCCGCGCCGGTCTCCGACCTGTATTTGTTTTCCCGGAAACAGGAATTCGCCTACCAGCAGGAAGTGGATGGTAATGCGGCCCGGCGCCACCACGTGCGCTTTTGGCGCTGCCCGCCGGATTGGACGCTGCCGGGCGGGGAACGCATCACCTGGCTCGCCGCCGGAACCTTTGATCGCAGCGTGGGCCTGTCTATTTTCACCGGGCAATTCACCCACAAAATCGACCCGAATATTGATGCGGAGCGGGATTTCATTATCAATACGGTGCGCTACGCGGATCCCGATAGCCACGTGAGCGTGATCGAGCAGTATTTCAACGCCTATAGCTCGCGCAACGGCGGCGGGGATGAGATTCAAACCGACGGCGATCTTCCTATCCTCGATGTCACCGGCGCGGCCGGGCGCCTGGAGGAGGGCCTGGAACTGAAAGAGGGGCTAGAGGCGGCCCTCCCCGATGTCGAGGGAACGTGCGGTGCTGGAACGCGTGGTGCTGGAACGCGTGGTGCGGGAACGCGTGGTGCGGGAACGCGTGGTGCTGGAACGTGCGGTGCTGGAACGTGCGCTTCCGGTAGTGGAACGACGGCGCTGCCGGGCCACGGGCGCTCTGGCCATCCGCGCGCGGGTCGGCGGGGGGCGGGATACCCGGGCCGGCGCCGGCGCAGCGGCCCGGCGGGCAAGCCCGGGTGGCGCAATTCCAGTGCCATGGCGGAAAAAGCCACCGAGCTGGCGCGCACCGCGGCCGAACATCGCGTCCCGCCCGGGGCCCTGCTCTTTTCCGCGGTGGCGATCACGGTGTTGCTGGGCGCCGCGCTGGTGACCGATATGCTTCCGGCTTCCGCGGTGGACGTGGTGCTCTACCTGGTGATGCTGCTGCTCCTGTTCGGGGTGGCCAACCATTCCCGAGTGGCCTGGGTGCTCTTCCTCGCCTGTGAAGCGGGTATTGCGCTGCTCTACCTATTGCTTGCAACCACGGGGGAAACCGCGGCCATGTACCCGGCCGGGATCTCGGTGCTGGTGGTGCTGGCAATCACCGCGCCGCATGTGCGCCTGTGGGTCACAGAAGGCCGGGCCGAACCCGTGGTGGACCTGCCCACCCCGATCCTGTAA
- the glmM gene encoding phosphoglucosamine mutase, giving the protein MPRLFGTDGVRGLANRALTADLAVKLGEAAARVLTREFDGEGRPRAVIGQDSRVSGGMLSQAVAAGLAGAGVDVEHVDVIPTPGIAFLTAEGGYDLGVMISASHNPMQDNGIKFFAKGGFKLEDSLEDEIEELLGTDWGRPTGAGIGRISDTAEFGDRLYLDHLTTAITTRLDGLTIVTDCANGATSAIAPEALRRAGAKVIVINADPSGYNINDGCGSTHPEALQRAVVDNGADFGVAFDGDADRCLAVDHEGELVDGDQIMAILALALKDAGKLAKDTLVVTVMSNLGLLLAMKEHGVRTIQTGVGDRYVLEEMRRGGYSLGGEQSGHVISLEKATTGDGSLTSLLLAQQVAASGRSLKELASVVTRLPQILVNVPNVDKAAASTNEQVQRAVREAEERLGETGRVLLRPSGTEPLVRVMVEAATQEEADAVAHELADVVATNLAL; this is encoded by the coding sequence ATGCCACGACTTTTTGGAACAGACGGCGTCCGCGGACTCGCAAACCGAGCCCTCACGGCGGACCTCGCCGTGAAATTGGGTGAAGCCGCCGCCCGGGTCCTCACCCGCGAATTCGACGGGGAAGGCCGCCCGCGCGCGGTCATCGGTCAGGATTCGCGCGTCTCGGGCGGGATGCTATCCCAGGCGGTAGCGGCCGGGCTCGCCGGCGCCGGGGTGGACGTGGAACACGTGGACGTTATCCCCACCCCCGGCATCGCCTTCCTCACCGCGGAAGGCGGCTATGACCTGGGCGTCATGATCTCCGCTTCCCACAACCCCATGCAGGACAACGGCATTAAATTCTTCGCCAAGGGCGGTTTCAAACTCGAAGACAGCCTCGAAGACGAAATCGAAGAACTCCTCGGCACGGACTGGGGCCGCCCCACCGGCGCCGGCATCGGCCGCATTAGCGATACTGCAGAATTCGGTGATCGCCTCTACCTCGATCACCTCACCACCGCGATCACCACCCGGCTGGACGGCCTGACCATCGTCACCGATTGCGCGAACGGTGCCACCTCCGCTATCGCACCCGAGGCGCTGCGCCGCGCCGGAGCGAAGGTTATTGTTATTAACGCCGATCCTTCCGGATACAACATCAACGACGGCTGCGGCTCCACCCACCCGGAAGCCCTCCAGCGCGCGGTCGTGGATAACGGTGCCGATTTCGGGGTGGCTTTCGACGGCGACGCGGACCGCTGCCTCGCGGTCGATCACGAAGGCGAGCTCGTGGACGGCGATCAAATCATGGCGATCCTCGCCCTCGCCCTCAAGGATGCCGGCAAACTCGCGAAAGACACCCTCGTCGTCACGGTCATGTCCAATCTTGGCCTGCTCCTGGCTATGAAAGAACACGGCGTGCGCACGATCCAAACCGGGGTGGGGGACCGCTACGTCCTCGAAGAAATGCGCCGCGGGGGCTACAGCCTGGGCGGCGAACAATCCGGCCACGTCATCTCCCTCGAAAAAGCCACCACCGGCGACGGCTCCCTCACCAGCCTGCTCCTCGCGCAGCAGGTCGCGGCATCCGGGCGCAGCCTGAAAGAGCTGGCCAGCGTGGTCACCCGCCTCCCGCAAATCCTCGTCAATGTGCCAAATGTGGATAAAGCCGCGGCTTCCACAAACGAGCAGGTCCAGCGCGCTGTCCGCGAGGCCGAGGAACGCCTGGGGGAGACCGGCCGGGTGCTGCTGCGCCCCTCGGGCACCGAGCCGCTGGTCCGCGTCATGGTCGAAGCCGCCACCCAGGAGGAAGCAGACGCCGTGGCCCACGAACTCGCGGACGTGGTCGCCACGAACCTCGCGCTATAA